One Rosa chinensis cultivar Old Blush chromosome 5, RchiOBHm-V2, whole genome shotgun sequence genomic region harbors:
- the LOC112168070 gene encoding spindle pole body component 110 isoform X1, giving the protein MFLYLPLKEYCKPFCFCTCEVPEQLEMSSEEMDAEKMRQDILQLFFKLTRDFSESESQRKDLKEKLEQSEAEKKKVKKQLEQSEAQKNHLKKELERTEAEKDGLKKNLELTEAQMKVQLKVLEQHEMQLQQLNDGAGLEKKKANALVSWLAEEYKKCLEENEKFHWINIELEKQLDAKKKRIVELKVSTNYFRAQLRKMEEELADREAFNLMPLVKTDEVNVELQIVKHSTSCLLSKQMK; this is encoded by the exons atgtttttgtatCTGCCATTAAAAGAGTACTGTAAACCCTTCTGCTTCTGTACTTGTGAAGTCCCAGAACA GCTTGAAATGTCTTCAGAAGAAATGGATGCTG AAAAAATGAGGCAAGATATACTTCAACTATTCTTCAAGCTCACAAGAGACTTCTCAGAGTCTGAATCTCAAAGGAAGGATCTTAAGGAAAAGCTTGAGCAGAGTGAagctgaaaagaaaaaggttAAGAAACAGCTCGAGCAAAGTGAGGCTCAAAAGAACCATCTCAAGAAAGAGCTTGAGCGGACTGAAGCTGAGAAGGATGGGCTCAAGAAGAATCTTGAGCTGACTGAAGCTCAAATGAAAGTGCAGCTCAAAGTTCTAGAGCAGCATGAGATGCAACTGCAACAGCTG AATGATGGGGCTGGCCTAGAGAAAAAGAAGGCGAATGCATTGGTGTCGTGGTTAGCAGAAGAGTACAAG AAATGTCTGGAGGAGAATGAAAAATTTCACTGGATAAACATCGAGTTGGAGAAGCAGCTTGATGCAAAGAAGAAGCGCATAGTTGAATTGAAGGTTAGCACTAATTATTTTCGAGCACAGTTGAGGAAAATGGAAGAGGAATTGGCAGATCGTGAAGCATTCAACCTCATGCCTCTTGTCAAAACAGATGAAGTGAATGTGGAACTGCAGATTGTGAAGCATTCAACCTCATGCCTCTTGTCAAAACAAATGAAGTGA
- the LOC112168070 gene encoding spindle pole body component 110 isoform X2 — MSSEEMDAEKMRQDILQLFFKLTRDFSESESQRKDLKEKLEQSEAEKKKVKKQLEQSEAQKNHLKKELERTEAEKDGLKKNLELTEAQMKVQLKVLEQHEMQLQQLNDGAGLEKKKANALVSWLAEEYKKCLEENEKFHWINIELEKQLDAKKKRIVELKVSTNYFRAQLRKMEEELADREAFNLMPLVKTDEVNVELQIVKHSTSCLLSKQMK; from the exons ATGTCTTCAGAAGAAATGGATGCTG AAAAAATGAGGCAAGATATACTTCAACTATTCTTCAAGCTCACAAGAGACTTCTCAGAGTCTGAATCTCAAAGGAAGGATCTTAAGGAAAAGCTTGAGCAGAGTGAagctgaaaagaaaaaggttAAGAAACAGCTCGAGCAAAGTGAGGCTCAAAAGAACCATCTCAAGAAAGAGCTTGAGCGGACTGAAGCTGAGAAGGATGGGCTCAAGAAGAATCTTGAGCTGACTGAAGCTCAAATGAAAGTGCAGCTCAAAGTTCTAGAGCAGCATGAGATGCAACTGCAACAGCTG AATGATGGGGCTGGCCTAGAGAAAAAGAAGGCGAATGCATTGGTGTCGTGGTTAGCAGAAGAGTACAAG AAATGTCTGGAGGAGAATGAAAAATTTCACTGGATAAACATCGAGTTGGAGAAGCAGCTTGATGCAAAGAAGAAGCGCATAGTTGAATTGAAGGTTAGCACTAATTATTTTCGAGCACAGTTGAGGAAAATGGAAGAGGAATTGGCAGATCGTGAAGCATTCAACCTCATGCCTCTTGTCAAAACAGATGAAGTGAATGTGGAACTGCAGATTGTGAAGCATTCAACCTCATGCCTCTTGTCAAAACAAATGAAGTGA